The DNA region GCCAATCTATGCCGCCATCCCCGTCGCGTGATCGTGTGGAACAGCGAAACCTCCGCGTGCAGGGATGCGATTCCCGCAACACCGGAGGTTGAGACCACTCACCTCAAAGGTTCCAGAACGTCCCGCGGAGTCCCCTGCCCCAGGCCCATGCGGTGGGCCTTCAGCACCGCCACGGCCGTGAATTCGTCGGTCACCACAGCATCGAAGAACCTTCCCCGAAGCGCCCCGAGGAGCGCCTCGACTTTCTCGCGCCCCCCAACCACCCCAATTGCGCACCGGGTCCGGCGCAGATGGTCCGGGCTCAAGCCAACAACACACCGGTTGAGGCGGACGTCGCACACATTCCCGCTTATGTCGTAGAACCTACCGCATAGTTCGCCGACTGCGCCTCGGGACCGCAGGTGCTCCAGAACCCCGGGTGCCACCGCGCTGGTCCCCTGGACAAGCGGGGCGTCGGGCTGCAGCGTCCCCAGACCGACGACCGCTACGTCAAGTTCATCCCAGATATCGATAACCGCCCGGATGGCCTCCGTGGATGTAATCGTGTTTCTTGCCTCGTCACTTTCAATCAGGGCTGGGCAGTGCAGAAAGTGGCACGAACCATGCAGCGTGCTCGCGGCCTGTGTGACTATCTCGTGTGGGTAGATCTTGTTGGACGTCCAGCCCATGCCACCGACTACTTGAACGACTCTTAGACCACGGAGGCCAACCGGGCGAAAGCCTGCAACCACTTCGTATACTGTCCGGCCCCAAGCGATTCCGAGTGCGTCGCCGTCCTTGAGCTGGGCGAGGACGTACTTGGCCGCCTGCCGGCCGATGCTCTTCCTTACTGCCGGACCATTGTCGGACGCAACAGGTACGACGATTGCATCCCCGATCCCGAAGGACCGCTTGATGTCCTCCTCCAATTCGGAACAGCGGGCCACTGAGGAGACAACGCTAATCTGGACGTACCCGGCCGACCGAGCCTCTTTGATGAGGCGAGAGACCTTGAACCGCGAGACGCCCAGAGTGGCGGCGATGTCGTCCTGGGTCATGTCCTCGAGGTAGTAAAGCCTCGCTGCTTCGAGCATGAGTCCAGCATCGTCCATGTACGTCCTTCCGCCTGGCGGCGGCCTCTCGTCCGGCCCCGAGAAGGCCCCTTGAGTGTGCTGCACATTCGTGCATGCTCATCTGTCTCACCCGACTACTTCTGCGCGCCTTGGGGATCTCCTGCCGGATGTGCAAACAACATGCATTGTTTCCCGTCATACCCTCAGAAGCCGGTATGGAGGTGGCCAGACTGGATGATTCGTGCCCCGGCTTCACGCATGTCTCTTATGGCCTGGTCTGCATCACCCGGTGACACATTGGCACCCCGGCACCCGTCCTCGATGACGTAGACCGTGAACCCTAGAGCCAGACCGTCGATGGCAGTGTGCCTGACGCAGTAGTCAGTGGCCAGCCCCACCAGATAGACCTCCCCCACACCGAGCGCCTGAAGGAACTCCGCAAGGCCCGTCGCATGCCTTCTGCCGTTGTCGAAGAATCCGCTGTAGCTGTCGATCCCTGGGTCGGTGCCCTTTCTGAAGACCCTTGCTACCTTGGCGGTCTGGAGCGCCGGAGCGAACTCTGCGCCCCACGTCCCCTGCACGCAGTGAGCCGGCCATAGAACCTGTTGGACCCCGCCGAGCCCCACTACTTCCCCAGGATGCCTGCCTGGGTGGTTCGAGGCGAAACTCCCGTGGTTCGCAGGGTGCCAGTCCTGCGTAGCCACGACCAGCTCGAAATGGGTCTGGACTTGGTTGGCAACGGGGATCACCTGATCGCCCTCAGGTATTGCAAGCGCCCCGCCGGGCAGGAAGTCATTCTGGATATCCACCAACAGCAGCGCTTTCGTTCGTATCACCCCCTCATGACCGGGGCGCCACCGGGTCTGTCTGCCACGGCCCCAAGTCTGACGTTCCGGTCACGGGGGCAATTGGCCAAAGGCACGCAGAATCCTGCTAGCGACGCACCGGAAGGCGCCCGGCCCGCAGACATCCAGCGCCCATGTCTACGCCGCGGACGGCCTCACCGGGTGCGCCCGGAGTCTTCTTCCGCGGACGAAGTAGGATGCAACGCCGACAGCAAGCGCTCCGAACCCAATGGCATCCGTGACAATGCCGGTGTCGATCAGTGCTATAGCCGCCGCAAAGAAGCTCAAACGCTCGAGAGTGGAAACGGGCCGCGATATGTAGGCCTGAGCGGCTGTCGCCAGACACCACACCCCTAGCGCGCCCGAAGCCACTGCCCAGACCAGG from Bacillota bacterium includes:
- a CDS encoding sugar-binding transcriptional regulator, producing MDDAGLMLEAARLYYLEDMTQDDIAATLGVSRFKVSRLIKEARSAGYVQISVVSSVARCSELEEDIKRSFGIGDAIVVPVASDNGPAVRKSIGRQAAKYVLAQLKDGDALGIAWGRTVYEVVAGFRPVGLRGLRVVQVVGGMGWTSNKIYPHEIVTQAASTLHGSCHFLHCPALIESDEARNTITSTEAIRAVIDIWDELDVAVVGLGTLQPDAPLVQGTSAVAPGVLEHLRSRGAVGELCGRFYDISGNVCDVRLNRCVVGLSPDHLRRTRCAIGVVGGREKVEALLGALRGRFFDAVVTDEFTAVAVLKAHRMGLGQGTPRDVLEPLR
- the pncA gene encoding bifunctional nicotinamidase/pyrazinamidase, whose product is MIRTKALLLVDIQNDFLPGGALAIPEGDQVIPVANQVQTHFELVVATQDWHPANHGSFASNHPGRHPGEVVGLGGVQQVLWPAHCVQGTWGAEFAPALQTAKVARVFRKGTDPGIDSYSGFFDNGRRHATGLAEFLQALGVGEVYLVGLATDYCVRHTAIDGLALGFTVYVIEDGCRGANVSPGDADQAIRDMREAGARIIQSGHLHTGF